Proteins co-encoded in one Fusarium fujikuroi IMI 58289 draft genome, chromosome FFUJ_chr06 genomic window:
- a CDS encoding related to ribonuclease P chain POP1, protein MAPGSSTGAQSGPDSRKRKADTPASNGRREKRSVVHSARSIPAQPAEAALKDGELDLQAFVAAHEFEIRALEQSMATSKAVASSRAFQKVPRGLRRRTASHNPKRVPRRLRKRALKEMKDDNTPVVEARRRKPRTTRAKIRSETARKLGILAARKRKASLARAKQDGDVSKDKALAVTGRPPRPKLRRNELNEPPKPKSKFRKRQLNKTWLPTHSWHAKRARMTDPLEPLWRFAIPLTPNEKIYRPTHRAQGDRGAVVWEMSYMSTIGLYGKRAGIERVLKRIGVVQDSCWNDKGKKWRIGTRSWTGVLTRAIHTGQQNQVNRKMIGPCTILWNPEPPTQEDNQELKQESRQIFLRIHPSAFLELFNELLSLIKQETPRLYIEDLRFEIGSLDLTGPGSTEALLAILRNYPVKDKTKTDHTELFQGLTGLTNAATLPAGAVLGFSVQDPRLQYPPRRLEVPEDPESQLQLLERIASWSAEESLNPYALFDRDTRHAASCFPSQKQIDRRRAKNVPGTTLKLTADDAPIPIILLASRTDRGTQKQGTWTLLAPWKCIQHLWYCLVHYPLSSGGNPRFAGLNEIRQVAFERGQTWFPGDFPGTKAGAAWELEERRKRRAAWEKRPKSKRTAWESLDLGGGRKGEIGDGFASDFELLFDTGDSQTSEENHAEGAMDVDQDENPTLTQVSKQQEPRIYQLHQITKDVFNQAVTSPSTPSTTPTNALLGVRISLISRGVVTSCARIYRLPSRPTTAPQSSEAEVPATIPPGSLSSSYSLPYDLRFQWLSQARPSLPTKNKTSRTSTPRDLEFLKRQLAAELISKPAPYPFTPANESDMNGHPLVPNAEDLVGFVTTGSFSLSEGHGMAMGSIAIDKILDDVKENAKEGRYCIIRNAGESVGWLAKWEAV, encoded by the coding sequence atggctccgGGATCTTCTACCGGAGCCCAATCTGGGCCGGACAGCAGAAAGCGAAAGGCCGACACACCGGCATCGAATGGCCGTAGGGAGAAGCGCTCCGTGGTTCATTCTGCGCGCAGCATCCCTGCGCAGCCCGCTGAAGCTGCATTGAAAGATGGCGAACTTGATCTCCAGGCTTTTGTGGCCGCCCACGAGTTCGAGATTCGCGCTCTTGAGCAGAGCATGGCCACATCGAAAGCTGTTGCTAGCAGTCGCGCCTTTCAGAAGGTACCCAGGGGCTTACGCCGCCGCACAGCGAGTCACAACCCCAAACGGGTACCGCGCCGACTAAGAAAACGTGCGCTTAAAGAGATGAAAGACGACAACACTCCGGTTGTCGAAGCTAGAAGGAGGAAACCTAGAACAACGCGAGCGAAAATAAGATCCGAAACAGCACGAAAATTAGGAATATTGGCAGCGAGGAAACGCAAGGCTAGTCTAGCGAGGGCCAAGCAGGACGGAGATGTCAGTAAAGACAAAGCATTAGCTGTAACAGGAAGACCACCGAGACCAAAACTTCGACGAAACGAACTCAACGAacctccaaagccaaagtccAAGTTCCGCAAGCGTCAACTGAACAAAACATGGCTACCAACACACTCATGGCACGCGAAAAGAGCACGCATGACTGATCCGTTGGAACCTTTATGGCGGTTCGCTATCCCATTGACACCAAACGAAAAGATATACCGACCTACACATCGAGCTCAAGGCGACAGAGGCGCAGTTGTATGGGAGATGAGTTACATGAGCACAATTGGCCTTTACGGCAAACGCGCTGGCATAGAACGTGTGTTGAAGCGGATAGGGGTTGTTCAGGATTCATGTTGGAACGACAAGGGAAAGAAGTGGAGGATCGGAACCCGCTCATGGACCGGTGTTCTAACTCGGGCAATTCATACGGGACAGCAGAACCAAGTCAACCGAAAGATGATCGGGCCATGCACCATCTTATGGAACCCCGAACCACCGACACAAGAAGACAACCAGGAGCTCAAACAAGAATCGAGACAGATTTTCTTGAGGATCCACCCATCAGCCTTCCTCGAGCTGTTTAACGAgttactatctttaataaagcAGGAAACCCCTCGGCTTTACATCGAAGATCTCCGATTTGAGATTGGAAGCTTAGACTTGACAGGCCCGGGATCTACAGAAGCTCTGCTAGCTATATTACGCAATTATCCCGTAAAGGACAAGACGAAAACAGATCATACTGAGCTTTTTCAAGGGCTGACCGGTTTGACCAATGCAGCCACTCTCCCTGCTGGCGCGGTGTTGGGGTTCTCGGTGCAGGATCCCCGTCTTCAATACCCTCCAAGGCGCCTGGAGGTTCCCGAAGACCCAGAGtcacaacttcaactccTGGAAAGGATAGCGTCGTGGTCGGCCGAGGAGAGTTTGAACCCGTATGCCTTATTCGATCGCGACACTCGCCATGCCGCGTCCTGCTTCCCTTCACAGAAACAAATCGATAGACGAAGAGCGAAAAATGTTCCCGGAACCACCTTGAAACTCACAGCAGATGATGCCCCAATCCCGATCATCCTGTTGGCTTCCCGCACGGATAGAGGCACACAGAAACAAGGTACATGGACTCTGCTTGCACCATGGAAATGTATACAGCATCTCTGGTACTGCTTGGTGCATTATCCCCTTTCTTCAGGGGGTAACCCACGATTCGCAGGTTTGAACGAGATCCGCCAGGTCGCCTTCGAACGAGGCCAGACTTGGTTCCCTGGGGATTTTCCCGGAaccaaggctggtgctgCATGGGAACTCGAGGAGCGTCGAAAAAGAAGAGCGGCTTGGGAGAAGCGGCCAAAGAGCAAGAGAACCGCATGGGAATCGCTTGATCTGGGCGGTGGGAGAAAGGGTGAGATTGGTGATGGCTTCGCTAGCGATTTTGAGCTATTGTTCGACACTGGAGATTCACAAACTAGCGAAGAGAACCATGCTGAGGGCGCGATGGACGTGGACCAGGACGAAAATCCAACTTTAACACAAGTATCGAAGCAACAAGAGCCACGCATTTACCAGCTACATCAAATCACGAAAGATGTTTTTAACCAAGCCGTCACTTCTCCATCTACCCCCTCAACAACACCGACAAACGCTCTTCTTGGCGTCCGTATATCTCTAATCTCTAGGGGCGTTGTCACATCCTGTGCTCGCATCTACCGCCTCCCATCTCGTCCTACCACAGCTCCACAGTCCTCTGAAGCCGAAGTCCCTGCTACTATTCCCCCGGGTTCATTATCTTCATCCTACTCGCTTCCCTACGACCTTCGGTTTCAATGGCTTTCTCAAGCTAGGCCGTCTCTGCCTACAAAGAACAAAACATCCAGAACCTCGACGCCCCGTGACTTGGAATTTTTGAAGCGTCAACTTGCCGCTGAACTCATCTCTAAACCAGCGCCCTACCCTTTCACGCCGGCTAATGAATCCGACATGAACGGCCATCCTCTTGTTCCTAATGCCGAAGATCTCGTTGGCTTCGTCACCACCGGATCATTTAGTCTGAGCGAGGGTCACGGGATGGCCATGGGTTCGATCGCGATAGACAAGATTTTAGACGATGTCAAGGAAAACGCAAAGGAAGGACGATATTGTATCATTAGAAACGCGGGCGAGAGCGTTGGGTGGCTTGCAAAATGGGAGGCTGTCTGA